In Nostoc sphaeroides, the genomic window TTTTTTTTCTGAGCCTTACCTTGTTTATCCCGCACCAATACATAGGGCTTTTCTTCAGAGCGGACGATCGCTTCCGTGTCCAAAACCACCACATTCTGCCGTTGTTGTAAAATAATCTCGACATTTACCTGGCTGCCTGGAATCAGCTTGCCAGAAGGGGTATTAAGTCGCACTTTTGCAGATACCGTTGCTTGCCCCGATTGTTGGTTACTGCTTTGGCTCTCGTTCCCAGAAGAAGTGGTTGCTATAGGAGACAAGCTCTGCACCCTTCCCTGAAATGACTGAGCATTAGGGCCGATAACGCTGATGCGGGCTAATTGGTTGACTCGGACTTTAGCCGCATTTAGGGTGGAAAGCTGGAGCGACACCAGTTCTTGGGTGGGGTCGCCCAAGGTGAGCATATCAGTACGCACCTGAACTCCTTCCCCATCCTTAACTTTGATGTCGAGAACTTTACCATTAATAGGCGCAGTCAAGAGATTATTCTGGAGTTGCTGCTGGATTTTTTGAAGTTCAAGCTGAAGGCGCTGGAGTTCACGGATATCAGTGTTGACAGCTAACTGAGCCTCCCGCAACGCAGATTGAGCCTCCATAATTTTGTTCTGCGTTTGCTGTTGGGTATTTTGTAGCTCTATCTGAAGGTTCTGAAGTTCGATGATATCGGTGTTAACGGTTAACTGAGCCTGCCCTGCGGCAGATTTGGCGCGGCGAACCTGTTCCTCCTGTGTGCGAAGTTCATTTTTGGCAATGAAGCCCCTTTTATCGAGAGCCTCAAGCTCCTGGAGTTTCCTTTCCTCGGCTTTTAGGTCTTCCTCAGCTTCGACAAATTTTTGGCGATTACTTTCTAGGGTAAGTTCCTGTTTTTGAATCTGGAATTG contains:
- a CDS encoding efflux RND transporter periplasmic adaptor subunit, translated to MKQGKNKFNTGVKWLAWSGVLASVSAGGWLVYVHQNRPAELAQQPVVTVERGNIETSINESGILELRGQQTLKSPAEGAVDRVLVRLGDRVKSGQPLIILRNPDRQTILSNQQLQIEKQQLTLASNRQKVVEADEKLKAAKRESQTNKQFQIQKQELTLESNRQKFVEAEEDLKAEERKLQELEALDKRGFIAKNELRTQEEQVRRAKSAAGQAQLTVNTDIIELQNLQIELQNTQQQTQNKIMEAQSALREAQLAVNTDIRELQRLQLELQKIQQQLQNNLLTAPINGKVLDIKVKDGEGVQVRTDMLTLGDPTQELVSLQLSTLNAAKVRVNQLARISVIGPNAQSFQGRVQSLSPIATTSSGNESQSSNQQSGQATVSAKVRLNTPSGKLIPGSQVNVEIILQQRQNVVVLDTEAIVRSEEKPYVLVRDKQGKAQKKNITLGLEGLTNVEVTSGLRPGDQVVLPAADSKSEPGTPSVPEDNSTETKSE